A single window of Carassius auratus strain Wakin chromosome 9, ASM336829v1, whole genome shotgun sequence DNA harbors:
- the LOC113108096 gene encoding protein reprimo A, whose product MNSTFNQTDSGIFSNRTEEILRCCNFSSVVTDSGLSAAAPDERSLFIMRIVQIAVMCVLSLTVVFGIFFLGCNLLIKSEGMINFLVTDRRPSKEVEAVIVGAY is encoded by the coding sequence ATGAATTCTACATTTAACCAAACGGACAGCGGAATCTTCTCCAACCGGACTGAGGAGATCCTCCGGTGCTGTAACTTCTCGTCGGTGGTGACGGATAGCGGCTTATCGGCGGCGGCCCCGGATGAGAGGAGTCTCTTCATCATGAGAATAGTTCAGATAGCGGTGATGTGCGTCCTCTCCCTCACCGTAGTCTTCGGGATCTTTTTCCTGGGCTGTAACTTGCTCATCAAGTCGGAAGGAATGATAAACTTTTTGGTAACGGACCGGAGACCCTCCAAAGAGGTGGAAGCGGTCATCGTCGGTGCGTACTAG